Proteins encoded by one window of Xiphophorus couchianus chromosome 13, X_couchianus-1.0, whole genome shotgun sequence:
- the LOC114155381 gene encoding telomerase reverse transcriptase-like, giving the protein MSAADMSAVLNILRSLYRHIQTLEEFADSIEFKEGKKPVLVEQVDPNRFKTFVRGVFVCFDKELQQSPSCSEICTLPELLAFVLNTMKRKRRRNVLAHGYNLLALPQEDRDADHFKFQGDVTQSAAYVHGSDLWKKVTLRLGTDITRYLLESCSVFVAVPPSCVFQVCGVPVYDRVSTGPPSSGFHLQPRLRGRSLPQFGRDQRSRRFRRRQEVENLAQCQIRRRRKEKGNKRRRKRGLDQLEEETGTSSGKRRRLANTESNQEQTVEERQARFVEPATSRRNVENGTTGFKQTIELPSTEGGPSWRSGAFPPLPPSQCFIRTLGFLYGGRGLHSFLLNRKKKSTDGSRRLQGKDLIRVVFFEGLMYLNGLERKPKKLPQRFFNMVPLFSRLLRQHKKCPYSKILQRICPLVEECNTGPGELNSLLPKHCAPHRVFLFVRECLSTVIPREMWGSDHNRVHFFAKARVFLHSGKFERLSLAELMWNMKVNDCDWLKISKTGRIPPSELAYRTQILGHFLTWLLDGFVVGLVRACFYATESVGQKNAIRFYRQEVWTKLQDLAFKGHLSKGQMEELSPAQAASLPKGTVISRLRFIPKSDGMRPITRVIGTDPKTRLFQARVRDLLDMLRACVRSTPSLLGATVWGMTDIHKVLSSLAPAQKDRPQPLYFVKVDVSGAYESLPHDKLIEVIGQALCPVQNEFFTIRRYAKIWADSHEGLKKAFVRQADFLEDNMGSTNMKGFLMSLQKSAKLHHAILVEQHFCSDLRGKEASQFFIQMLTGSVVQYGKKTYHQCRGIPQGSVVSCLLCCLCYGYIK; this is encoded by the exons ATGTCTGCGGCTGATATGTCCGCCGTGTTGAACATTCTCCGGTCTCTGTATCGGCACATACAGACGCTGGAGGAGTTCGCTGACAGCATCGAGTTCAAGGAAGGAAAGAAGCCGGTTCTGGTTGAGCAGGTTGACCCGAACCGCTTCAAAACGTTTGTCagaggtgtgtttgtgtgctttgaTAAGGAGCTACAGCAGAGTCCCAGCTGCAGCGAG ATTTGCACTCTACCAGAACTCCTGGCTTTTGTTCTCAACAccatgaaaaggaaaagaagaagaaacgtcCTGGCGCATGGCTACAACCTGCTGGCCCTGCCGCAGGAGGATCGGGACGCAGACCACTTCAAATTCCAAGGAGACGTGACCCAAAGTGCCGCCTATGTCCATGGCAGTGACCTGTGGAAGAAAGTCACCTTGCGCCTGGGCACAGACATCACACGCTACCTGCTGGAGAGCTGCTCCGTATTCGTGGCGGTGCCACCTTCGTGCGTTTTCCAGGTGTGCGGCGTCCCGGTGTATGACAGGGTGTCCACGGGCCCACCCTCGAGTGGGTTTCATCTTCAGCCTCGACTTAGGGGGCGCAGTTTGCCTCAGTTTGGAAGAGATCAAAGGTCACGGCGCTTTAGGAGAAGACAGGAGGTTGAGAATCTGGCTCAGTGCCAGATtaggagaagaagaaaggaaaaagggaacaagagaagaagaaagaggggaCTCgatcagctggaggaggagacgggGACTTCCTCAGGAAAGAGGAGACGGTTAGCAAACACAGAAAGCAATCAGGAGCAAACGGTTGAGGAAAGACAGGCTAGGTTTGTGGAACCAGCAACGTCTAGGAGGAATGTGGAAAATGGGACGACTGGTTTCAAACAGACAATTGAGTTGCCATCAACTGAGGGCGGTCCCAGTTGGCGGTCAGGAGCTTTTCCTCCTTTGCCGCCCTCACAATGTTTTATCCGCACGCTGGGATTCCTGTACGGCGGCAGAGGCCTGCACAGCTTCCTTctcaacaggaagaaaaagagcaccgatggatccagaaggTTACAAGGGAAAGACTTGATACGAGTCGTCTTCTTTGAGGGCTTGATGTATTTGAACGGCTTAGAGAGGAAACCGAAAAAGCTTCCCCAGAGGTTCTTCAACATGGTTCCCCTCTTTAGTCGGCTGTTACGGCAACACAAGAAATGCCCTTACAGCAAGATCCTTCAGAGAATCTGCCCTTTGGTCGAAGAGTGTAACACTGGACCCGGAGAGCTAAACTCCCTATTACCTAAACACTGTGCGCCCCATCGGGTCTTCCTGTTCGTCAGAGAATGCCTCTCTACTGTGATTCCGCGAGAGATGTGGGGCTCGGACCACAACCGGGTCCATTTCTTCGCCAAAGCCAGGGTTTTTCTCCACAGCGGCAAGTTTGAGAGGCTGTCGCTGGCTGAGCTGATGTGGAACATGAAGGTGAATGACTGCGACTGGTTGAAGATCAGTAAAACCG GCCGAATCCCACCCAGCGAGCTTGCGTACCGGACGCAGATCCTGGGTCACTTCCTGACCTGGCTGCTGGACGGCTTTGTCGTGGGTCTCGTCCGCGCTTGTTTCTATGCCACGGAGAGCGTGGGGCAGAAGAACGCCATCAGGTTCTACCGACAGGAAGTCTGGACCAAACTTCAGGACTTGGCTTTCAA AGGTCACCTCTCCAAAGGTCAGATGGAGGAGTTGTCTCCTGCTCAGGCAGCGTCTCTCCCCAAAGGCACCGTCATCTCCCGACTTCGTTTCATTCCCAAGTCAGACGGCATGAGGCCCATCACACGAGTTATAGGAACGGATCCCAAAACGAGG TTGTTCCAGGCACGGGTGCGGGACTTGCTGGACATGCTGAGGGCCTGCGTGCGCTCCACTCCATCCCTCCTCGGCGCCACGGTGTGGGGGATGACGGATATTCACAAGGTGCTGAGCTCTCTGGCACCAGCCCAGAAAGACCGACCGCAACCGCTCTACTTTGTCAAA GTGGATGTGAGTGGAGCCTACGAGAGCCTGCCGCATGACAAACTCATAGAGGTGATTGGCCAGGCCTTGTGTCCCGTCCAGAATGAGTTCTTCACCATCCGCCGCTATGCCAAGATCTGGGCAGATTCCCACGAGGGCCTGAAAAAGGCCTTTGTTAGACAG GCAGACTTTCTGGAGGACAACATGGGATCCACCAACATGAAGGGATTTTTAATGTCGTTGCAGAAGAGTGCAAAACTCCACCATGCCATCCTAGTAGAACAA catttctgcTCTGATCTCCGAGGCAAAGAAGCTTCACAGTTCTTTATCCAAATGCTAACAGGCAGCGTAGTTCAGTATGGAAAGAA GACGTACCACCAGTGCCGAGGGATTCCTCAGGGATCGGTCGTGTCCTGTCTGCTCTGTTGTTTGTGTTACGGGTATATAAAATAA